The following nucleotide sequence is from Pseudoalteromonas xiamenensis.
CTCAGCAAGGTGGTGATGTTTCGCTTGTCGCCAATGTGATGGATGTGAATCCTAGCGATGAAGTTACTCTGCAATGGAGAGTGAATGGTGGTGCACTCACTAACCAAAGTGCTGATCCGCTGCAATTTGTCTTTGATCCAATTAACGTGGCGCCGGGTATTTACCAGATAGATGCAATTGCCAGTGACAATGGGTCACCTTCGTTAACGAGCAAGAAATCGAGCTTTATTGAAGTCATTGAATCTTTGCCTCAACTTGGCGATCAAGATTCGGATGGTGACTTAATACCTGATTCTCAAGAAGGTGTAAAAGACAGTGATGGAGACGGTATTCCTGATTATCTCGATGCCATTGACGATTGTAACGTGATTCAGCAACGTGTAACGGATCCAAACCAATTCCTTGCAGAGGCTCTCCAGGCGTATGTCTCAGAAAAGGCGCAAACGTACCTCAGAACCAGTCAGGTGGCGTGGAATTATTTAATTCCGAACTTACTCAAGATCAAGCCGCGCAAAACGTTGGTGGTATTTTTGACTTCATTGCGAACGGCTTGCCAAATGCGGGGGATGTTTATGACATCGTATTGCCGCAGCGAGAACCGATTCCGATGAACCCAGCTTACCGTAAATTACGAGGCGGCCAGTGGGGAGACTTCGTTATAGATGGTCAAAACCAGATTTATTCTGCGTTGGGAGAAAAAGGCTATTGCCCACCACCAGGTGACTCATCATGGCAAGCGGGATTAACGCCGGGTCATTGGTGTGTGCAGTTAAGTATTCAAGACGGTGGACCTAACGACGACGATGGTGTCGCAAACGGAACGATTGTTGATCCAGGCGGTATTGCGGTTATGAATAACGGCAATGCATTCCCTGTGGTGACGGCTGATTCGGCGTCAACTCGACAAGGGGTTGCGGTGGTCATTGATGTTTTAACCAATGATACTGACGAAGACAACGATGTGCTGACGATAACCAGTGCCAACGTTGACTTTGGTGTAGTTGACATTGTCGATAATAAAGTACGCTACACGCCACCAACGAACTTGCTAGGTACAGCAACTATTTTGTATGGCATTAGCGATAATCAAGGCGGGACGGCAAGCGGGGAAGTTAAAGTTGAAATTAAACTGAACAATCCGCCAACTGTTCAACCAGACAGCGCCGAAGTAAACATTGGGCAGATTGCGATTGTCGACGTACTTGTGAACGACACCGATCTTGAAGGCGACGCATTAATATTAATGGACGCAGTAGCCCAACAAGGAAATGTGAGTGTAACGGATGATCAAAAAATCAAATATGTACCAAACGGAAGTTTTACTGGTATCGATACAATTACATATTACGTGCAGGATGAGCTGGGTGCGGCATCAAGCGGGACATTAACCATGACGGTAAACGCGGAGAATACCAACGTGAACAACCATGTAGAAAGTAAGTCATCAGGTAGTACATCTATTTGGATGTTAGTAATCGGTGGATTGTTCGGCCTGCTCCGACGCATTCGTCATAAAGGATTCTTCCTTGTGCCATTCCTTGTGAGCGCGTTAAGCTTGCTGCAAAGCCCACAAGGCTATGCTGCGCAGAATTGGATGCTTGGAGGGGGGTTAACCACGGCTAAAGCAACCAGCATTTCTTACCCAAGTAACTGGCAAGGTCAATCATCGCAAGTCGATGACTCTGCAGGTGGTTACTATCTCAGTGCAGGTTACACCTTTATGGAAAACTGGAATGCTATTTTCCAATATGAAGATTTAGGAACTGCTTCAAATAACTTTATTTTGCCAGCGTCCTCTGGTGAAGAAGGACTTTACGCAGCGCCTATTTTGGGGAAATCGGCTTCACTTGCGGTACGGTATTCACTGCCTGTGAGCACTGATTTTTCCGTTGATGTGTCGGCAGGTGTGCAAAAATGGAAAACGGATGTTAACGCGACCATTAATGGTGGAACTAAGCTTTCAAAGTCTTTTGATGGCACCGATCCGCTGGTGAGCATTGGTGGTAGCTATAAGGTATCTGAACATACGTCAATCAGAGCGCAGTTTCAGTTTGAGCAACGTGAACGCAACGATGTAAATACACTGATGCTTGGTGTGGAACGTCGTTTTTAAACTGCACCATAACGCATTGATGCGAAAAGCCAGTGCCTGTCACTGGCTTTTTATTTTCAAACAACACCCCAGCACAGAGCCAACAGAAATCCCGCTAATCAATAGAGTTCTTTGCAGTACCATGCACAACGAATCCATGTCTGCTTGCGAATATTCAAGGTTAAAGCCTAATAGTTAAGTCTTTCTGTACTTTGCAGATAATGAAATGGTAGATGAGTTTCATCAATGGGGAAGTGGACAAATGCATTAAAGGGTAGAAATTAAGAATGCGAGAAACTGAGGCGTTTTATAGAGGGACAGATTGAAACAAACCTGTCCCGATGAGTGGAATTACTCGATATTCTGGATCTGCTCACGCATTTGTTCGATTAATACCTTTAACTCAACCGCTGCATTGGTGATATTGGTGTTGATTGATTTTGAAGCAAGTGTATTTGACTCACGATTAAATTCTTGCATCATAAAATCTAAACGACGGCCACAAGCCCCGCCTTTTTTAAGGACTTTATTCGTTTCTTTCACGTGCGAACGAAGTCTGTCCAACTCTTCTGCAACATCTTGCTTTTGGGCAAGGTAGATCAACTCTTGCTCTAGTCGGCTTTCATCGATGTCCATTTTTAACTCATCTAGTCGCTGAGTGAGTTTGTCTCTTTGCCACTGATTAATTTCAGGGAGATGAGTCTCTACTACGGCAACCTGCTCGAGAATTGAATCAAGGCGAGTTTGGATCATCTCTTCAAGATTTGCACCTTCGCTTGCTCGAGCTGCTTTAAAGTCTTCAACGAGTTGATCAAAACCGTTAAGTAATTCACTGTTTACTGAATCAAGATCAATCTCTTGTGCTTCCATTACACCCGGCCAACGCAGAATATCGACTGGATTAATGTCGCCGCCACTTAAATCTTTTACCCAGTTTGCACTGGAAATAAGTTGTTTAGCTAACGTTTCATTGATGGTCAGTTCGCCAACATGGGCCGGGTTTGCGGTGAACTTTAAAAACACTTCCACTTTACCACGTTGCAATTGCAGACGCAGACGCTCACGGATCACGGAACCGAGTCCTCTAAATTGTTCTGGAGACTCGAATGAAAGTTTCAAGGTAACGCTGGTTTACAGAGCGGATTTCCCATACTCCAGTACCCCAATCACCTTTAACTTCGCGACGGGCATAAGCGGTCATGCTATGGATCATAAAAGTTCCTAATTAATATACATATCTAAACTATCGCATTATAGCCTAAACCGAGTTGTACTCCATAGGCAATGACAATTCGGCGTGCAACCAAGGATTCTTACCTTTATAATGGAACAAATTCAGCTATTAGGGGAACGTGGATGCGTCCAAGTCAGAGAACCGCAAACCAGATCAGGCCAGTAACCTTTACTCGTAATTACACAATGCATGCTGAGGACCAGTATTAGTGGAATTTGGCAACACGAAAGTACTTTGTACAGCAACGGTTGAGCAAGGTGTCCCAAGATTTATGAAAGGACAGGGCAAAGGTTGGATCACCGCGGAATACGGTATGTTGCCACGTTCTACACATACCCGTAATGACCGAGAGGCGGCTCGAGGTAAACAAGGCGGCCGTACAATGGAAATTCAACGTTTGATCGCTCGTGCGCTTCGTGCTGCGGTGGATCTAAAAGCGTTGGGTGAAAATACCATTACTATCGACTGTGATGTTCTTCAAGCTGATGGTGGTACGCGTACTGCTTCTATTAGTGGCGCGTGTGTAGCATTGGTTGATGCGCTAACGTTTATGCGAGCAAAAGGTATGATCAACGCAAACCCACTTCGCTGCATGATCGCCGCTATTTCAGTGGGGATCTATAATGGTCAAGCAATTACAGATCTTGAGTATGTTGAGGATTCTGAAGCCGAGACTGATATGAACGTTATCATGACGGAAACTGGCAAACTCATCGAAGTGCAGGGCACGGCGGAAGGTGAACCGTTCTCATTCGAAGAACTTCATGAAATGCTCGATCTTGCGAAACATTCAATTCGCGAAATTATCGATATTCAGAAACAAGCTTTGGCTTAAGCGCAACAGTAAAAGGGTTTCCATGAAAGCATATCAAAAAGAGTTTATTGAATTTGCACTTGAAAAGCAGGTTTTAAAATTTGGCGAGTTTACGCTGAAATCAGGCCGTACAAGTCCCTACTTTTTTAATGCGGGATTATTCAATACTGGTCGTGACCTTGCTCGCTTAGGTCGTTTTTATGCGGCAGCATTGGAAGATGCAGCAATTGAATATGATGTGTTGTTCGGCCCTGCGTATAAAGGTATTCCAATTGCAACCACAACTGCGGTTGCGCTTGCAGATCATCACAACAAAGATGTGCCATATTGTTTTAATCGCAAAGAGAAAAAAACACATGGAGAGGGTGGTTCGTTAGTCGGTTCTGAACTAAAAGGCCGCATCATGTTAGTTGATGACGTGATTACAGCGGGCACTGCAATCCGTGAGTCTATGGAGATTATTGCGGAACAAGGCGCTGAGCTTGCGGGTGTCTTGATTGCACTAGACCGTCAGGAAAAAGGAAAAGCAGAGCTTTCAGCTATTCAAGAAGTCGAACGTGACTTTAATACTAAAGTTGTTTCAATCGTAAAACTTGCTGACCTAATTGCCTACCTTGAACAACAAGGTAACATGACAGAGCATCTAGAAGCAGTTAAAGCGTACCGAGATCAATATGGTGTTGCCTAGAGAATAGAAAAGCGGCGAATCGTCACTTAGTTCTTATATAAAGATAAACCCAGCCAAGGCTGGGTTTTTTATTACTACTTAGCAATAAGCCCTACGGCGGCGATTTTGACCTGAAATCCGTTTGTGTATATAAAAGTATTCGTTTAATACAGCTCTATTGTATAAATTCGAATGTTTTTTATACATTTATATGTGTTTTTAACGTGTTTAGCCTGTTTTTTGCTCGAACGATCCATTTTTCTAAGTTTTTTCAAAAAAACGCTTGATCCTTTTTCGGAACGCCCTATAATGCGACCCCACTGAGACGGACAACGGCGCTGCAAAGCAAAGTACGAAGTTGAAGTTGAGTCAAGTAAAACTGAGTGGCGAGCTTCGAAAGAAAATCAAAATTAAGTGTTGACAAAAGATGTGGATGACGTAAGATGCGCATCCCTACCGCGACACGGTTCGCGGCGAACTTTGAAAGTTCGATTTGTTCTTTAACAATATAAAGCAATCATCTGTGTGGGCACTCGTACAGATTGAGTTCTAACAGCTAAGCCAGTTTCTGGCGAAGCACAAAAATTTAGAGTCTCAATTAATCTGAGTGACCAACATGAAACAAGGTAACTTGTTTCAACACAGTCAATTCAGTATTCATTGAGCTGAAGCTAAGGCTTCAAAAAACTTTTAATTGAAGAGTTTGATCATGGCTCAGATTGAACGCTGGCGGCAGGCCTAACACATGCAAGTCGAGCGGTAGCACAGAGAAACTTGTTTCTTGGGTGACGAGCGGCGGACGGGTGAGTAATGCTTGGGAATCTGCCTTTAGGAGGGGGACAACAGTTGGAAACGACTGCTAATACCGCATAATCTCTGAGGAGCAAAGATGGGGATCTTCGGACCTATCGCCTAAAGATGAGTCTCAAGTGGGATTAGCTAGTTGGTGAGGTAATGGCTCACCAAGGCGACGATCTCTAGCTGGTCTGAGAGGATGATCAGCCACACTGGAACTGAGACACGGTCCAGACTCCTACGGGAGGCAGCAGTGGGGAATATTGGACAATGGGCGCAAGCCTGATCCAGCCATGCCGCGTGTGTGAAGAAGGCCTTCGGGTTGTAAAGCACTTTCAGTAAGGAGGAAAGCGTAGTCGCTAATATCGGCTATGTGTGACGTTACTTACAGAAGAAGCACCGGCTAACTCCGTGCCAGCAGCCGCGGTAATACGGAGGGTGCAAGCGTTAATCGGAATTACTGGGCGTAAAGCGTACGCAGGCGGTTGATTAAGCGAGATGTGAAAGCCCCGGACCAACCTGGGAACTGCATTTCGAACTGGTCAACTAGAGTGTGATAGAGGGTGGTAGAATTTCAGGTGTAGCGGTGAAATGCGTAGAGATCTGAAGGAATACCGATGGCGAAGGCAGCCACCTGGGTCAACACTGACGCTCATGTACGAAAGCGTGGGGAGCAAACAGGATTAGATACCCTGGTAGTCCACGCCGTAAACGATGTCTACTAGGAGCTGGACTCTTCGGAGGACTTTTCCAAAGCTAACGCATTAAGTAGACCGCCTGGGGAGTACGGCCGCAAGGTTAAAACTCAAATGAATTGACGGGGTACCCGCACAAGCGGTGGAGCATGTGGTTTAATTCGATGCAACGCGAAGAACCTTACCTACACTTGACATGCAGAGAACTTTCCAGAGATGGATTGGTGCCTTCGGGAACTCTGACACAGGTGCTGCATGGCTGTCGTCAGCTCGTGTTGTGAGATGTTGGGTTAAGTCCCGCAACGAGCGCAACCCCTATCCTTAGTTGCCAGCGATTCGGTCGGGAACTCTAGGGAGACTGCCGGTGATAAACCGGAGGAAGGTGGGGACGACGTCAAGTCATCATGGCCCTTACGTGTAGGGCTACACACGTGCTACAATGGCATATACAGAGTGCTGCGAGTCTCGCGAGAGTCAGCGAATCACTTAAAGTATGTCGTAGTCCGGATTGGAGTCTGCAACTCGACTCCATGAAGTCGGAATCGCTAGTAATCGCAAATCAGAATGTTGCGGTGAATACGTTCCCGGGCCTTGTACACACCGCCCGTCACACCATGGGAGTGGGTTGCTCCAGAAGTAGGTAGCTTAACCTTCGGGGGGGCGCTTACCACGGAGTGATTCATGACTGGGGTGAAGTCGTAACAAGGTAGCCCTAGGGGAACCTGGGGCTGGATCACCTCCTTATACGATTTAGAACTTATTTGTTCGAAGTGTCCACACAGATGATTGTTAGCTAAGCGGGAAACTGCTTGGTTAATATTGCTCTTTAAAAATTTGGAAAGCTGATATTAAATCTCAAACAACATTTATTGTTGTTAGAGTTTTCGTAAAGAAAAATGCCAATTGATTGTTCGAAAGAACAGTTGATTAGCGTCTACTTTAGTATTCAAAACTTAACTTCTGGCGAAGTTAAACTGTCTTTGACGATGCAAACCATTTTGGGTTGTATGGTTAAGTGACTAAGCGTACACGGTGGATGCCTTGGCAGTTGGAGGCGATGAAGGACGTACTAACTTGCGATAAGCCGAGTCAAGCCAGTAAGAGGCGCTTGAGGCTCGGATTTCCGAATGGGGAAACCCACCTATTTATAGGTATCCTATGGTGAATACATAGCCATAGGAGGCGAACCGGGAGAACTGAAACATCTAAGTACCCCGAGGAAAAGAAATCAACCGAGATTCCGTTAGTAGTGGCGAGCGAACGCGGACCAGCCCTTAAGCTGTGTTGTAGTTAGTGGAATATTCTGGAAAGTGTAACGATACAGGGTGATAGTCCCGTACACAAAAACTTATACACAGTGAAATCGAGTAGGACGGGGCACGTGAAACCTTGTCTGAATATGGGGGGACCATCCTCCAAGGCTAAATACTCCCAACTGACCGATAGTGAACCAGTACCGTGAGGGAAAGGCGAAAAGAACCCCTGTAAGGGGAGTGAAATAGAACCTGAAACCGTGTACGTACAAGCAGTAGGAGCACCTTCGTGGTGTGACTGCGTACCTTTTGTATAATGGGTCAGCGACTTATATTCTGTAGCGAGGTTAACCGAATAGGGTAGCCGTAGCGAAAGCGAGTCTTAACTGGGCGCTTAGTTGCAGGGTATAGACCCGAAACCCGGTGATCTATCCATGAGCAGGTTGAAGGTCAGGTAACACTGACTGGAGGACCGAACCCACTCCCGTTGAAAAGGTAGGGGATGACTTGTGGATTGGAGTGAAAGGC
It contains:
- the pyrE gene encoding orotate phosphoribosyltransferase, whose amino-acid sequence is MKAYQKEFIEFALEKQVLKFGEFTLKSGRTSPYFFNAGLFNTGRDLARLGRFYAAALEDAAIEYDVLFGPAYKGIPIATTTAVALADHHNKDVPYCFNRKEKKTHGEGGSLVGSELKGRIMLVDDVITAGTAIRESMEIIAEQGAELAGVLIALDRQEKGKAELSAIQEVERDFNTKVVSIVKLADLIAYLEQQGNMTEHLEAVKAYRDQYGVA
- a CDS encoding Ig-like domain-containing protein, which gives rise to MPNAGDVYDIVLPQREPIPMNPAYRKLRGGQWGDFVIDGQNQIYSALGEKGYCPPPGDSSWQAGLTPGHWCVQLSIQDGGPNDDDGVANGTIVDPGGIAVMNNGNAFPVVTADSASTRQGVAVVIDVLTNDTDEDNDVLTITSANVDFGVVDIVDNKVRYTPPTNLLGTATILYGISDNQGGTASGEVKVEIKLNNPPTVQPDSAEVNIGQIAIVDVLVNDTDLEGDALILMDAVAQQGNVSVTDDQKIKYVPNGSFTGIDTITYYVQDELGAASSGTLTMTVNAENTNVNNHVESKSSGSTSIWMLVIGGLFGLLRRIRHKGFFLVPFLVSALSLLQSPQGYAAQNWMLGGGLTTAKATSISYPSNWQGQSSQVDDSAGGYYLSAGYTFMENWNAIFQYEDLGTASNNFILPASSGEEGLYAAPILGKSASLAVRYSLPVSTDFSVDVSAGVQKWKTDVNATINGGTKLSKSFDGTDPLVSIGGSYKVSEHTSIRAQFQFEQRERNDVNTLMLGVERRF